Part of the Kitasatospora sp. NBC_01266 genome, CCGGATGGCTCGCTCACGACTCCGGCCTGCCGGGCAAGGCCCGATCCCTCTACACCGAGGCTCTGGCCAACGCCCGCATGGCCCTGCTCGCCCACGCCACCGACGGATGACCATCACCGAGGAGAAGAACGTGACCGAGCAGCCGACCCGCCCGGAGACCACCACCCTGCGCCGCTACGGCCCGGGCGACGTCCCTGCTCTCCTCGACACGCTCACCGAGGTCTGGGTCGACGCCCACCAGGGCGACCGAGAGACCGCCGACGCCGGATTCGACGCCGACGGCCTGCGCCAGCAGATCGCCGGCCACGCGGCCAAACGCGACGGCTTCACCCTCATAGCCGCCTACCGTGACGGCGAACTGGCGGGGTTCGGGTACGCGTTCCCCGCCACCCCGTCCTACTGGTACGGCGAGCGGTTACTCCCCTCCATCCCCGAACCCGCCCGCACCACCACCAGGTTGATCGGATTGTGCGAGCTTGCGGTGCGCCCCGGTTGGCAGGGGCAGGGGATCGGCACCGCACTCCACACCGAACTCCTGCGGGTCCTCGACCCTGCCTGGTCGTCCCTGCTGGTCATGCCTGGCAACCAGTCCGCGCGCCGCCTCTACGACCGCCTCGGCTACACCTACGCCGGTCCCTACCAGGCCGGCACCGACGGACCGGTCCTAGACCTGCTGCTCTGTGCTGTCGACGACTGACCCCAAGAGGCAAGCCAGCCGCCGCGAGTAGGGTCACCGCCTCGCCCTCCTACCCAACCCGGGTGGGGGCGGTGCGCAACGGCGCCGCCCCCACCCGCCGTCCGCCGTCAGCCGCGCCCCAGGTCGCGGTTGATGAACGCGAACAGCTCCTCGTCGCTCGCGTCCGCCAGCGTGTCCCTGACCGGGGCGGCCGGGGCGGCTGCCGGGTCCTCGGTCGGGGGCGGGGTCGGGAGGGCGGGGCCGGCGTTCCACTGGGTGAGGAGGCTCTGCAGGCGCATCGCCACCTTGGCCCGGACCAGGTTGTCCACGTCTGCGGAGGCCGCCACGGCGTCCAGGCGGTTCAGTTCGGCGAGGAAGGCCTCGCCGGCCGGGGCCTGCTCCGGGAGGAGTTCGGCGCGCAGGTAGCGGACCAGGGCGGTCGGGGTCGGGTGGTCGAAGACCAGCGTCGCGGGCAGGGCCAGGCCGGTGGCCGCGCCGAGTTGGGTGCGGAAGTCCACCGCCGTCAGCGAGTCGAAGCCCATCGCGCTGAACGAGCGGGTCGGCTCGACCGCCGCGCCGGAGGCGTGGCCCAGGGCGAGCGCGGCCTGGGTGCGGATCAGCTCCAGCAGGGCCTCGTCGCGGTCCGCCTCGGCGAGCCCCGCCAGCCGCTCGCGCAGTTGTTCGGCGCTGTCGCTGCGGCCCGCCACCGGGTCGGCCGTCGCCGCCGCCATCGCGTCCAGCGCCTGCGGGACCCCGCGCAGCAGAGAACTTGCACGGGCCGCCGTGATGAGCGGGGTGAAGGTCTCCCAGACCACGTCCGCGACGGTCAGGCAGGTCTCGTCATCGTCCAGCGCGCCTTGCAGGGCGTTCCAGGCGGTGTCGGGGTCGAGCGCCGGCAGCCCCCGGCGGCGCAGGCCCTCGGCCCGCTCGCCGTCGGTGGCCATCCCGCCGCCGCCCCACGGGCCCCAGGCCACCGAGGTGGCCACCCGGCCGCCGGCCCGCCGGTTCACCGCGAGCGCGTCGAGGTAGGCGTTGGCGGAGGAGTAGGCGGACTGGCCGCCGCTGCCCCAGATGCCGGAGATCGAGGAGAAGAGCACGAAGGCGTCCAACTCCGCGTCGGCCAGCAGCTCGTCCAGGTGGCGGGCGCCCGCGACCTTGGCCGCGACCACCTCGGCGAAGGCCGGCAGGTCGGTCTCGGCGATCGTCCCGGAGGCGCCGATCCCGGCGGCGTGCACCACCGCGCGGACCGGGGAGCCGTCCGCCGCCAGGCCGTCGAGCAGCTTGGCCAGCGCGCCGCGGTCCGCGATGTCGCAGGACTCGACGCTCACCCGCACGCCGGAGGCGGTGAGTTCGGCCGCCAGCTCGGCGGCGCCCGATGCCTCGATGCCGCGGCGGCTGACCAGCACCAGGTGCTCGGCGCCGTTCCCGGCCAGCCAGCGGGCGGCCCGGACGCCGAGCGCGCCGGTGCCACCGGTGATCAGCACCGTACCGCGCGGGCGCCAGGACGGCCGGTTCATGGCCGCTGCCGCGCGGGGTGTGCGGACCAGCCGGCGGGCGTGCAGACCGGACGGGCGGATCACCAGCTGGTCCTCACCGTCCACGGCGGCGAGCGCACCGCGCAGTCGCTCCCGGGCGGTCGCGTCGAGCTGTGCCGGGAGGTCGATCACGCCGCCCCAGCGGTCGGCGCTCTCCAGCGCCACCACCCTTCCCATTCCGGCGAGTTGGGCCTGGTCGGGGTGGACCGCCTCGCCGGGCGCGACCGCCGCCCCGCCGCTGGTGACGCACCAGAGCGGTGCGCTGACGGCCGCGTCGCCGAGCGCCTGCACCAGCAGCAGGGTGTGCGCGACACCGGTGGTGATGGCCGGGTGCTTGGGGTGCGCGCTGCGGTCGAGACCGAGCAGCGACAGCACGCCGGACACCGACTCGGCTGTGGTGGCTCGCAGTTGGTCGGCCAGCGCGACCCGGTCGGTGTCCACGTCGTCGACCAGCACCCGGGTCACCGTGGCACCGCGCTCGGTGAGTGCGGTGATCGCCTGCTCCACCAGCGGGAGTTGGGTGCCACCGCCCGGCACCAGCACCAGCCAGCTGCCGGTGGCCGCCACCGGCGACGGGTCGCCGATCGCCTCCCAGCGCACCCGGTAGCGCCAACCGTCCAGCACCGAGTGCTCCTTGCGGCGGCGACGCCAGGAGGAGATGGCGGGCAGCAGCTCGCTGAGCGGCTGGGCCGGGTCGATCGCCAACTCGCTGCCGAGCGCGGCCAGGTCCTGCCGCTCGATCGCGTCCCAGAAGCTGCCCGCCTCCGCGTCCGGAGTGGACCCGGCGGCGGCAGCGACCGGGGTGCCCGAGCCCAGCCAGTAGCGGTCGCGCTGGAAGGCGTAGGTCGGCAGGTCCACCCGCTGGGCGCCGGTGCCGGCGAAGTACGCCTGCCAGTCGAGCCGCAGGCCCCGCACGTGCAGGCGGGCGACGGCGGTGGCCAGGGTGTGCACCTCGGCGCGCCCGGCCCGCTGGACCGGGGTCCAGGCGGGGTCGGCGGCCATCGCGGTGAGGACACCGTCGGGGCCGAGTTCGGCGAAGGTGCCGACGCCCTGCTCCTGGAGGGTGGCGACGCCGTCGGCGAAGCGGACGGCCTCGCGGACGTGGCGCACCCAGTAGTCGGGGGTGGTGAGGTCGGCGGTGAGGGTGCCGGTGAGGTTGGAGACCACCGGGATGCGCGGGGCGGTGTAGGTGAGGGACTCGGCGACCGCGCGGAACTCGGCCAGCATCGGGTCCATCAGCGCGGAGTGGAAGGCGTGGCTGACGGTGAGGCGCTTGACCTTGCGGCCCTCGGCGCGGAACCCCGCCTCGAGAGAAGCGACATCTGCCTCGGCGCCCGAAACGACGATCGAGTCAGGCCCGTTGACGGCGGCGATGTCCACCGTGCCACTGAGGGCGACGCGGACCTCGTCCTCGGTGGCCTGCACCGCGAGCATCGCGCCACCCGCCGGCAGCGCCTGCATCAGCCGGCCACGAGCGGCCACCAGCGTGCAGGCGTCCTCAAGCGACCAGACACCCGCGACGTGCGCGGCGGCCAACTCACCGATCGAGTGACCCGCGAGGTAGTCCGGCCGGACGCCCCAGGACTCCAGCAGCCGGAACAGCGCCACCTCGATCGCGAACAACCCGGCCTGCGTGTAGACGGTCTGG contains:
- a CDS encoding GNAT family N-acetyltransferase is translated as MTITEEKNVTEQPTRPETTTLRRYGPGDVPALLDTLTEVWVDAHQGDRETADAGFDADGLRQQIAGHAAKRDGFTLIAAYRDGELAGFGYAFPATPSYWYGERLLPSIPEPARTTTRLIGLCELAVRPGWQGQGIGTALHTELLRVLDPAWSSLLVMPGNQSARRLYDRLGYTYAGPYQAGTDGPVLDLLLCAVDD